The Saccharomyces mikatae IFO 1815 strain IFO1815 genome assembly, chromosome: 15 DNA window AAATCATCAATTCGGACTCGATGCAGGTTTATAAAGATGTACCGATCATGACAAACAAGCATCCGCTTCAAGAAAGGGAGGGTATTCCTCATCATGTAATGAACCATGTCGGTTGGTCAGAAGAATACTATTCGCATCGTTTTGAAACCGAATGCATGAAAgctattgaagatattCACCAAAAAGGCAAAATACCCATCGTTGTTGGAGGTACgcattattatttacaGACCCTTTTCAATAAGAAAGTGGATACAAAGTCGTCGGACCGTATTCTCACAGCGAAACAGCTTGAAATTTTGCAATCTACTGACCCCGATGTCGTTTACAACACTCTTTTAGAGTGTGATCCTGATATAGCTAGTAAATACCATCCTAATGATTACAGAAGAGTGCAACGGATGCTCGAAATTTACTATAAGACAGGCAAAAAACCAAGCGAAACATtcaatgaacaaaaaattactTTGAAGTTTGACACCCTATTTCTATGGCTATACAGTAAGCCTGAACCACTTTTCCAGAGACTGGACGATCGGGTCGACGACATGCTAGAAAGGGGCGCCTTACAGGAAATTGAACAGCTATACGAGTACTACAATCGAAACAAATTCTCGCCGGAGCAATGTGAGAATGGTGTTTGGCAAGTTATTGGCTTCAAAGAATTCTTGCCATGGTTAAGCCGAAAACCGGACGACAGTACAGTCCAATTGGAGGATTGTATAGAACGAATGAAAACCAGAACGCGCCAGTACGCTAAAAGACAGGTGAAATGgatcaagaaaatgctTATACCCGACATCAAAGGCGATATTTACCTGTTGGATGCAACCGATCTTTCTCAATGGGATGTCACTGCCTCCCAAAGAGCAATTGCTATTTCCAACAATTTTATTAACAATGTGCCTATCGAGCAAGAAAGAGCACCTGAAGACCTGCGGGACCTGTTGTCCGAAGGTGAAACtacgatgaaaaaattggcTGACTGGACAC harbors:
- the MOD5 gene encoding tRNA dimethylallyltransferase (similar to Saccharomyces cerevisiae MOD5 (YOR274W); ancestral locus Anc_8.725), which codes for MLKETLRSCFNMSKKVIVIAGTTGVGKSQLSIQLAKQFNGEIINSDSMQVYKDVPIMTNKHPLQEREGIPHHVMNHVGWSEEYYSHRFETECMKAIEDIHQKGKIPIVVGGTHYYLQTLFNKKVDTKSSDRILTAKQLEILQSTDPDVVYNTLLECDPDIASKYHPNDYRRVQRMLEIYYKTGKKPSETFNEQKITLKFDTLFLWLYSKPEPLFQRLDDRVDDMLERGALQEIEQLYEYYNRNKFSPEQCENGVWQVIGFKEFLPWLSRKPDDSTVQLEDCIERMKTRTRQYAKRQVKWIKKMLIPDIKGDIYLLDATDLSQWDVTASQRAIAISNNFINNVPIEQERAPEDLRDLLSEGETTMKKLADWTHFTCNVCRNQDGKNVVAIGQKYWNIHLSSRRHKSNLKRSARQADFEKWKIHKRDNVE